The genome window GGCGCGAGCACCACCAGGCGCGGGCGGCGGCCAGCCGCCGCTTGGGCGTGGCGGACTGGCTGGATTTGAGTCTGCGGGCAGCGACTGGCTGGCGGGAGGGCCTTGATTTTTTGCCCCGGTAAATAAAAAAGGAGCCCTGCCATTGGGCCATGGCTCCGTAAAAAGAAAAAGCCGGTGGCGGCTGGCCCGCCACCGGCGCGACACTTGGATTAATAACGATTACCGCGGCGCCCGCCGAAGTCACGGCGCGGCCCGCGATCACGGCCACCGCCGCCGCCACCGCCCGGAGGGCGTTCTTCGCGCGGACGGGCGATGTTGACGGTCAGGTTGCGGCCATCGAGCGCGGCGCCATGCATCGCCTCAATGGCACGCTGGGCTTCTTCCGGCGTGCTCATCGTCACAAAGGCAAATCCCCGGGAGCGGCCGCTCATGCGGTCCACCATCAGGTTGGCTTCGACGACTGTGCCGTGGGCGGCAAAGGCGTCATGCAGATCGTTTTCCGTGGTGTTATAGGAGAGATTTCCCACGAAGAGTTTGGTGCTCATGAACTGTACTGTACTTTAACGGGCAACCTGCCTGAACCGAAACTGTTCCCGACCGCCGGGTTTCAAATCATCACTGAACAACTGTGTTCACTTGCTGATTCACCATGTTTGGGACGCGACAGGTTATCACTATCCACAGCAAAGTTGGCCTAAATCTTTGAATTAGCAAGCACTTTCGGAAATTTTTTCGGCGCCCGGCCGGACCGCCGCAAGCCGGTAAAGCCCGCGGCGGAGCCGCTCCCGGAAACCCGGCAAGGCCCACCACCGGGACGGAAAATCCGCATTGCAGACGCCGCGCCGGGCGATATTTTGAGACCGTGTTAACTGATTTGATCCAACAACTGCGCGCCGGCCAGGGTTTGAGTCCGGAGCAAATCCGCTCCGCCGTCCAATTTCTGACCCGGGAAAATGAAGCCGCCGAAACCAAGGCCGATTTCCTGATGGCCTTGGCCCAAAAGGGCGAGACCCCCGAGGAAATCACGGCTTTTGCCCTGGAGCTGCGCGCCTTGTCGGTGCCGGTGGAGGTGCCCCCCGAGCTGCGCCAGCAGGGCATTTTGGATGTGGTGGGCACGGGCGGCGACCGGGCGCACACGCTCAATTTCTCCACCATGGCGGCCCTGGTCTGCGCCGCAGCGGGGGTGGCCGTGGCCAAGCACGGCAATCGGGCCGCCACCTCCCGTTGCGGCAGCGCCGACGTGCTCGAGGCCCTGGGCATACCGGTGGATTTGTCGCCAGCCCAGGCGGTGGCCTGCCTGCAGGAGCACCGCTTCGCGTTTTTCTTTGCCCCCCGCTATCATCCCGCCTTCCGGCACATTGCGCCGGCCCGCAAGCTCTGTGCGGAGCGGGGCCAGCGCACCATCTTTAATTTCCTCGGCCCCTTGTTAAATCCGGCGCGGCCCTCGGCGCAGCTCATGGGGGTGCCCCGCCCGGAGCTGTGCGAGCCGCTGGGGCGCGTTTTGCAAAACATGGGAGTCCGGCGGGGCATGGTGGTATGCGGCCAGGCCGGTGAACTCTGGCTGGATGAGCTCTCCACCGTGGGCGAGACGGTGGTGGCCGAGTTTTACCAGGAACATGCCCGCGCCCTGAGCCGCTGGTCACCCGAGCAGTGGCCTTTGCAACCGGCGCGGCTGGAAGATTTGCAGGGCGGAGACCCTGCCGCCAACGCCGCAGCGGCCCGGGAGATTCTCAGCGGACGCGATCGCAGCCCGCGGCGGGACGCCGTCCTGCTCAATGCCGGCGCCGCGCTTTTCGTGGCCGGGGCGGCGCGCACCATGACCGAGGGTTTTGAACTGGCTGCGCGGCTGGTGGATGAGGGCGAGGTGGCGCGCAAAATCGCCGCCCTCAGCCGCCCCGCCTGAGCAGGAAGAGCGTCCGCATGGGGAGCGCAGCTCGCGAATGGCCGGTTGCGCTCAAGGCGCCGGCACAAATTGCACGCACACGGCCGGCACCTCCACGCTGTGGCCCGTCTCACTGAGCCGGCCGGTGGCGTTGTCCACGGCAAGCACCACCAGGTTGCCTGACGTTTGATTGCCGCTCAACAACCAGCGGCCGGAGGGATCAAGCGCAAAGTGGCGCGGCGTTTTACCGCCGCTGGGATGATGTTGCACCAGCGTCAGCCGCCCGGTGTTGGCATCCACGGCATACACCACAATGCTGTCGTGCCCGCGATTGCTGCCATAGACAAACCGGCCGTTGGGATGCACCGCAATTTCTGCGGTGGTATTTTGCCCCGTGAAACCCTCCGGCAGGGTGGGAATGGTGCTCAAGGGAGTTAACGAGCCTTTGTCCGCCTGGTAGGCATACTGCACCACCGTATTGTTCAATTCATTGATCACATACACCCACCGGCCATTGGGATGAAACGCCAGGTGCCGCGGGCCCGCCCCCGGGGCCGTGGCCACATGCGGCGGCTCAGCCGGGGCAAGGAGAGCCTTCGCCGGCTCCAGCCGGTAGGTGAGCACCTTGTCCAGCCCCAAATCGCACACCAGCACAAAGCGGTTGGCCGGGTCCACATCCACCGAATGCGCATGCGGCCCTTTCTGGCGCTGGGGATTCACGCTGGCGCCTTGATGTTGTATCAAACTGGCCGCCTCGCCCAGGCTGCCATCGGCGCGAATGGGCAGCGCGGCCACACTGCCGGAGCCGTAATTGGCCACCAACAGACATTGCCCGGTGCGATCCACGGCCAGATGACACGGGCCGTTGCCACCGCTGGATTGGGTGTTCAGGCGTGTCAACCGGCCACTGGCCGCCTCCAGCGCGAAGGCCGTGATCCCGCCGCCCTGGGCGCCGCCCACTTCGCTTAAGGCGTACAAATACTTGCGCGAAGGATGCACCACCAGCCACGTGGGATTGGCCACCTCCGCCGCCAGCGCGCCGCCGCTCAGCCGGCCGGTGGAAGCGTCAAATTGAAAGTACTGGATGCCCTTGCTCTTGGGGCCGGTGTAACTGCCCACATAGGCATGATACGTGGCGGCGTCCAGCGTCACCGCGAAACCCAGCCCACAGCCCAACAACAACCCGGCGAACCAACGGCACATCATGGTGGCTTGCATGCCGCCATGTTTGCCCGTCCGTCCCCGCCACGCAAGCCCGGAAGCAATAGCCGGGGACGGACTTTCCGCATCAGCTCCCGGCCCGCGCCAGTTTGCCTGAGCGTGGCGCTGGCGCATTTTTTTCTTTGCCCGGCGCGCAGCCTCCGCCCACAATCGCAGAGAGATTATCCGGGATGCTCACCACGTTGCGCATCAAGAATCTGGCGCTGGTCGAGGACCTCACCCTCGAGCTGGCGCCGGGCCTCACCGTGATCACCGGCGAGACGGGCGCCGGCAAGTCCATGCTCATCGGCGCGCTCAACCTCGTGCTGGGGGAGCGGGCGGATCGCACGCTGTTGCGCGCCGGCTGCGAGCAATGCGTGGTGGAGGCGCTGTTTTCCGTGGACCGCCTGCGCGCCCCGCTGGCGGATTTTCTGGCGGAAAACGGTTTGGAGCCGTGCGAAAACGGCGAGCTGCTGCTCAAGCGCGTGTTCACCGCCGCGGGGGCCAATCGCCAGTTCATCAATGGCTCCCCGGCATCGCTCGCGGCGCTGGCGGAGGTGGGGCAGTGGCTGGTGGACATCCACGGCCCGCATGAGCATCAATCCCTGCTGCAGCCGGCGCGGCAGCTCGAGCTGCTGGACGCCTTTGGCAAGCTGGAGCCTCAGCGCCAGGCTTTTGCCCGCGCACTGCGCCGCCGTCAGGAGCTGCAGGCGGCCAGGACGGCCCTCATTGTGGATGAACGCACCTATGCCCAGCGGCTGGACCTGCTGCGCCATCAAGTCCACGAAATCACCGCCGCCCGCCTGCAGCCGGGGGAGGAGGAAACCCTGGCGGCCGAACACGCCCGCGCCAGCAATGCCGCCCGCCTGGCCGAGCTGGCCCAGGGCGCGCTCGAAGCGCTGGCCGAGAGTGACGAGGCCGTGCTCTCGCGGCTGGGCGCCGTGGGGCGCGCCCTGCAGGAGCTGCAACGGCTCGACCCCACCGCCGCGCCACTGGCCGAGACCCATCATGAGGTGGTGGAGCGGTTGCACGATTTGCAGCGCGAGCTGCGGCATTATGCCGATCATCTGGAGCTGGACCCCGCCCGCCTCCAGGAATTGGAGGAACGGCTCAATCTCCTCCATTCGCTCCGCCGCAAATACGGCGCCACCGTGGCGCAGATTCTCGAGTTTGGCCGCCAGGCCGCCGAGGAACTCCGGCAGCTTGAACAGCGCGACGTGGAACTGGCGCGCCTGGACCGCGAGCTGGCCGAGGTGGAAAAAGACTTGCAGCGCGCCGGCGCCGAGCTGACCCGCCTGCGTCACCAACACATCCCCAAACTCTGCCGCGCCGTGGCCGCGCAGCTCAAAGACCTGGGCTTCAAGGAGAGCCGCCTGGAAGCCGCCCTTACCACGGCGGGGATCGCTGACGCCCGCCTGTCCGGCCTGGATACGGTGGAGTTTCAGTTTGCGCCCAATCCGGGCGAGCCGCCGCGGCCCTTGCGGGCCATTGCCTCCAGCGGCGAAATGGCGCGGGTGATGCTCGCCCTTAAAACGGTGCTGGCGGAGGAGGACCAGGTGCCCGTCCTGATTTTCGACGAAGTGGATGCCAACGTGGGCGGCGAAACCGCCCGGGCCGTGGGCGCCAAGATGGCGCACATCGCCCGGCGCCATCAGGTGTTGTGCATCACCCATCTGCCGCAGGTGGCGGCCGCGGCCACCCATCACTATCGCGTCACCAAGGAAACCGCCGGCGGCCGCACAGTCACGAGCATCGAGCGCCTGGACACCGCCGGCCGCATCGAGGAATTGACCCGCATGTTGGGCGGAGGCGCCGCGGCCCGCCGCCATGCCGCCGAAATGCTGCAAAGCCGGGCCTGAGCCTCCCCGCGCCGGCCCTTCCCCTTTCCTTTGCGCTTGCCGCCTGACAAGCGATCCCGTATTCCTGCGGGGCATGGACAACCGGGAAGCCTTGGTGGCGCTCAACCTGTTGGACGGCATTGGCCCGGTGCGGGTGCGTCACCTGCTCCAGCATTTTGGCGAGCCAGCAGCCATCCTGCGCGCCTCCTTTCACCAGTTGCAGCAGGTCCATGGCATCGGCGAGGAAACCGCCCGCGCCATCGTCAACTGGGAAAAAACCGTGGACCTGGCGGCCGAGTTGCGCCGCTGCGAGGAGTTTGGCTGCCGGCTGGTGACCAGCGCAGACGACGAATACCCGCCCGCGCTCAAGGAAATCTACGACCCGCCCCTGGTCCTCTATGTCAAAGGCCAGCTCCTGCCCAAGGATCGCAACGCCGTGGCCATCGTCGGCTCCCGCCACGCCACGCACTACGGCATCGAGACGGCCAAAAAACTCGCGTTCCAACTGGCCTATGTCGGCGTCACCGTCATCAGCGGTGGGGCGCGCGGCATTGACACCGCGGCGCATCTGGGCGCCCTGAACGCCCGCGGGCGCACCGTGTGCGTGCTCGGCACCGGCATCAATCTGGTTTTCCCCCCGGAAAATCAGGAGCTCTTCGAGCGCATCGCGGCCAACGGCGCCTTGCTCACCCAGTTCCCGTTTAACCGCCCTGCGGACAAGCAAACTTTCCCCATCCGCAACCGCATCATTGCCGGCATGACCCTCGGCACGGTGGTGGTGGAAACCGGCCTCAACGGCGGCGCCATGATTACCGCCCACTTCGCCACCGACTACGGCCGCCAGGTGTTTGCCGTCCCCGGACGGGTGGACTCCCCCAGCAGCAAGGGTTGCCATGAGCTCATCAAAAAAGGGGCGAAACTTTGCGAAAACGCCGAGGATATCTTAAGCGAATTTGAATACCTTTTTCCCGCCTCCAACCGCCCGCCCTCCCCGGCCGAAACCGGCGTCCTGCCCCTCCTGGAACTGACGGAAACAGAGCAAAAAATCCTGGGCCTGCTCAGCGCCGAGGAAACGCCGGTGGACGATCTGATTTATCGCAGCGGTCTGCCCGCCTCTGTGGTCTCAGTGGCCTTGCTGGGCCTGGAGTTAAAGCGCCTGGCCCGCCAGTTGCCCGGGCGGTTGTATGTGAAAAACGACGGCCACTGAACCCGCGCCGCCGCCAACGCCCCCCGCGTTGCCCGCCTGCTATCACTCACGCGGCTCGCCCAGGGCGTAGAGCCTGCCCTGGGTGCGCAAGTAAAGCACGTTGTCCACAATCGCCGGCGTGGCCATGATCCGCTCGCCCATCGGATTGCGCGCCAGCACCTCCAACGTGTCGCCCGCCTTGATGACCACCGCCATGCCCGCCTGCGAGCACACCAGAATTTTGCCACCGGCGGCCACCGGCGAGGCGTAGTAATCCCCCAACGCGCCCAGCCTCTCCTCCTGATACAGGGCGCGCCCCGTCCGGGCCTCGAAACAGGAGAACAGCCCCCCATTTTTCACCAGATACACCCGGCCCTCATAATAAAGGGGCGTGGGCACATACGGCAGCCCGCGGTTTTGTTTCCAGGCCACATGCGTGGCGGTCACGTCCCCTTCCCCGCCGGGCCGCACCGCCAGCAGGGCGTTTTCCGACTTCTCGTAAATGGCCCTGATGGACTCCCACTCGCTGCGGGTTAAAAAACCATCCTTGTCGGCGTCCACATAGGTGAAATCGCGCCGGGCGGTCCCCTGGGGGGCCTCCTCCCGCGTCAACCGCCCGTCCTTGTCCTGATCCCCCTGCGCCAGCAATTCGTCGAAACCCGGCAACACCGGCATCCCCGCCCCAGGCGTCCATCCCGCCGCAAAAAACAGGCCCTCCCCAAAAATCGGGGAGGCCACCATTTCATTGGGCAGACCCCGCGCCCGCCACACCGCCGCCCCGTCCTTGAGCCGATAGGCCGCAAGCTGCAACGTGCCCGGCAGGATGACCAGCTCCGGTTGATGGGCCGGCCACAACAACGGCGTGGCAAAACCCCGGCGCGCTTCGGGCCGCTTCACGTCCCACAACGTGCGGCCGTCCTCGGCGCTGACTGCCAGCAAATGGGCGTCCACATCGGCATCGCGGTTGATGACCACCACCCCGTTGGCCACCACCGGCGAGGCCCCCGCCCCGTGCTGCGTCACCGGCGTGGGCAGGGGACGCCGCCAGATTTCCTTGCCCGCAAAATCATAACTGACCAGCCCAAACGCCCCAAAATACACATACACCCGCCGCCCATCCGTCGCCGGCGTGGGCGACGCCATCGCCCCCATGCCCCGCTCCGGTTTCTCCGGCACGACCCCCTGCCGCCACAATTCCCGGCCGTCGCGGCGATTGTAGCACAGCGTCAACAGACGCTCCCCCTCCGTCGCCGTCAAAAAAAGATAATCTTCCCAAATGCACGGCGAGGAATGTCCGGCAGGCACCTCCACCACCCAAAGCACATTGGTTTTGGGCCCAAAAACCGTGGGAAAACTGCCGGCGGCCACTCCCGCGGCCTGCGGCCCCCGGAATTGCGGCCAGGCGGCGGCCCAGCCCGCGGCCAGTCCCGCCAGCCAGACACCAACGCCAAAAAACCATACGCCTGGAGTTGCTTTTCTACTCATGCCGGTGCTTGCGGCCTCTTGTGTCCCTAATTTGCCGCTCAGGGTCAAGCCGCATCGCGCATCCCTCCACCCCAAAACCACCCTCAGCAGCCCACCCGTCCCCACTGCCCCCTCTGCTCTCGGGGAGCGCACGCTTCCCGCGCGCCGCCTCCGGCCCCCGCCGAAGCCAAACCAATCCGGCAGGGATTAGCCATCAGGACTGATGCCCACCGTTTTGCACCCTCGCCTGCGACAATTCTCCGGTTTTGCATTTTGCACTTTGCACTTTGCATTTCCCCATCTGCATCTTGCCTTTCGCATTGGTCTCGGGGAGCGCACGCGTCCCGCGCGCCGCCTCCGGCCCCCGCTGAAGCCCAACCAATCCGGCAGGGATTAAC of Verrucomicrobiia bacterium contains these proteins:
- a CDS encoding RNA-binding protein — encoded protein: MSTKLFVGNLSYNTTENDLHDAFAAHGTVVEANLMVDRMSGRSRGFAFVTMSTPEEAQRAIEAMHGAALDGRNLTVNIARPREERPPGGGGGGGRDRGPRRDFGGRRGNRY
- the trpD gene encoding anthranilate phosphoribosyltransferase, producing the protein MLTDLIQQLRAGQGLSPEQIRSAVQFLTRENEAAETKADFLMALAQKGETPEEITAFALELRALSVPVEVPPELRQQGILDVVGTGGDRAHTLNFSTMAALVCAAAGVAVAKHGNRAATSRCGSADVLEALGIPVDLSPAQAVACLQEHRFAFFFAPRYHPAFRHIAPARKLCAERGQRTIFNFLGPLLNPARPSAQLMGVPRPELCEPLGRVLQNMGVRRGMVVCGQAGELWLDELSTVGETVVAEFYQEHARALSRWSPEQWPLQPARLEDLQGGDPAANAAAAREILSGRDRSPRRDAVLLNAGAALFVAGAARTMTEGFELAARLVDEGEVARKIAALSRPA
- a CDS encoding lactonase family protein, producing the protein MQATMMCRWFAGLLLGCGLGFAVTLDAATYHAYVGSYTGPKSKGIQYFQFDASTGRLSGGALAAEVANPTWLVVHPSRKYLYALSEVGGAQGGGITAFALEAASGRLTRLNTQSSGGNGPCHLAVDRTGQCLLVANYGSGSVAALPIRADGSLGEAASLIQHQGASVNPQRQKGPHAHSVDVDPANRFVLVCDLGLDKVLTYRLEPAKALLAPAEPPHVATAPGAGPRHLAFHPNGRWVYVINELNNTVVQYAYQADKGSLTPLSTIPTLPEGFTGQNTTAEIAVHPNGRFVYGSNRGHDSIVVYAVDANTGRLTLVQHHPSGGKTPRHFALDPSGRWLLSGNQTSGNLVVLAVDNATGRLSETGHSVEVPAVCVQFVPAP
- the recN gene encoding DNA repair protein RecN translates to MLTTLRIKNLALVEDLTLELAPGLTVITGETGAGKSMLIGALNLVLGERADRTLLRAGCEQCVVEALFSVDRLRAPLADFLAENGLEPCENGELLLKRVFTAAGANRQFINGSPASLAALAEVGQWLVDIHGPHEHQSLLQPARQLELLDAFGKLEPQRQAFARALRRRQELQAARTALIVDERTYAQRLDLLRHQVHEITAARLQPGEEETLAAEHARASNAARLAELAQGALEALAESDEAVLSRLGAVGRALQELQRLDPTAAPLAETHHEVVERLHDLQRELRHYADHLELDPARLQELEERLNLLHSLRRKYGATVAQILEFGRQAAEELRQLEQRDVELARLDRELAEVEKDLQRAGAELTRLRHQHIPKLCRAVAAQLKDLGFKESRLEAALTTAGIADARLSGLDTVEFQFAPNPGEPPRPLRAIASSGEMARVMLALKTVLAEEDQVPVLIFDEVDANVGGETARAVGAKMAHIARRHQVLCITHLPQVAAAATHHYRVTKETAGGRTVTSIERLDTAGRIEELTRMLGGGAAARRHAAEMLQSRA
- the dprA gene encoding DNA-processing protein DprA, giving the protein MDNREALVALNLLDGIGPVRVRHLLQHFGEPAAILRASFHQLQQVHGIGEETARAIVNWEKTVDLAAELRRCEEFGCRLVTSADDEYPPALKEIYDPPLVLYVKGQLLPKDRNAVAIVGSRHATHYGIETAKKLAFQLAYVGVTVISGGARGIDTAAHLGALNARGRTVCVLGTGINLVFPPENQELFERIAANGALLTQFPFNRPADKQTFPIRNRIIAGMTLGTVVVETGLNGGAMITAHFATDYGRQVFAVPGRVDSPSSKGCHELIKKGAKLCENAEDILSEFEYLFPASNRPPSPAETGVLPLLELTETEQKILGLLSAEETPVDDLIYRSGLPASVVSVALLGLELKRLARQLPGRLYVKNDGH
- a CDS encoding PQQ-binding-like beta-propeller repeat protein; this translates as MSRKATPGVWFFGVGVWLAGLAAGWAAAWPQFRGPQAAGVAAGSFPTVFGPKTNVLWVVEVPAGHSSPCIWEDYLFLTATEGERLLTLCYNRRDGRELWRQGVVPEKPERGMGAMASPTPATDGRRVYVYFGAFGLVSYDFAGKEIWRRPLPTPVTQHGAGASPVVANGVVVINRDADVDAHLLAVSAEDGRTLWDVKRPEARRGFATPLLWPAHQPELVILPGTLQLAAYRLKDGAAVWRARGLPNEMVASPIFGEGLFFAAGWTPGAGMPVLPGFDELLAQGDQDKDGRLTREEAPQGTARRDFTYVDADKDGFLTRSEWESIRAIYEKSENALLAVRPGGEGDVTATHVAWKQNRGLPYVPTPLYYEGRVYLVKNGGLFSCFEARTGRALYQEERLGALGDYYASPVAAGGKILVCSQAGMAVVIKAGDTLEVLARNPMGERIMATPAIVDNVLYLRTQGRLYALGEPRE